One Cellulomonas taurus genomic region harbors:
- a CDS encoding response regulator transcription factor, which translates to MGAVVVRVIAAASVVLATGMTSALRGLGWCVVDAEHLAPEALTVLVLDDEPATRIPTPRSGARPLALAVDVCVGGVPSLPALIVHAERGAQVFNAATPFPVLVRLIDQALRDRGTVATTAADLRRRAVESAALARLTRQESAVLVALMSGASAADIAVRTHRSLHTVRSHIRSVLSKLGVTSQTAAVAIAARSGPPAELVWDHAHFTNSGDERR; encoded by the coding sequence ATGGGGGCCGTAGTGGTGCGCGTCATCGCTGCGGCCTCCGTGGTGCTGGCCACCGGCATGACCTCGGCCCTGCGCGGCCTCGGGTGGTGCGTCGTCGACGCCGAGCACCTCGCCCCCGAGGCGCTGACCGTCCTGGTCCTGGACGACGAACCGGCGACGCGGATCCCCACCCCGCGCTCCGGCGCCCGACCGCTCGCGCTCGCCGTCGACGTCTGCGTGGGCGGCGTCCCGTCCCTCCCGGCGCTGATCGTGCACGCGGAGCGGGGCGCGCAGGTGTTCAACGCCGCCACCCCGTTCCCGGTCCTCGTCCGGTTGATCGACCAGGCGCTGCGCGACCGCGGCACCGTCGCCACCACCGCCGCCGACCTGCGCCGCCGTGCCGTGGAGTCCGCCGCGTTGGCCCGGCTCACCCGGCAGGAGAGCGCCGTGCTGGTCGCCCTGATGTCCGGTGCCAGCGCCGCCGACATCGCGGTGCGCACCCACCGTTCCCTGCACACGGTGCGCAGCCACATCCGCTCGGTGCTGAGCAAGCTCGGCGTCACCTCGCAGACCGCCGCGGTGGCGATCGCCGCCCGCTCCGGGCCGCCGGCCGAACTGGTGTGGGACCACGCACACTTCACCAATTCTGGTGATGAACGCCGGTGA
- a CDS encoding excalibur calcium-binding domain-containing protein, translating into MTSVGSAIFGVKGQRTRPVILLASGVFLGALVGSGGSGQSTAAEPAPTVTVTATATPTAAVDDLAEREAAVTSREAAVETRSQSVAAREADASTRETALNEADQWIADREAAVAAREASAAAAVSSTGSSSAGGSSSASGSTTSGGGSTFYANCTEARAAGAAPIMSGEPGYSSKLDRDGDGIACE; encoded by the coding sequence ATGACCAGTGTCGGTAGCGCCATCTTCGGGGTGAAGGGCCAACGCACCCGACCGGTGATCCTGTTGGCGAGCGGCGTGTTCCTCGGTGCGCTGGTCGGCAGCGGAGGCTCCGGCCAGTCGACCGCTGCCGAACCGGCACCCACCGTCACCGTCACGGCCACCGCGACGCCGACCGCTGCCGTCGATGACCTCGCCGAACGGGAGGCGGCCGTCACCTCCCGCGAAGCAGCCGTGGAGACCCGGTCGCAGAGCGTCGCCGCCCGGGAGGCCGACGCCAGCACCCGCGAGACCGCGCTGAACGAGGCGGATCAGTGGATCGCCGACCGAGAGGCAGCGGTGGCGGCGCGAGAGGCCAGCGCGGCGGCCGCGGTGAGCAGCACCGGCTCCAGCTCGGCCGGTGGGTCCAGCTCGGCCAGCGGGTCCACGACCTCCGGTGGTGGCTCGACCTTCTACGCGAACTGCACCGAGGCGCGCGCGGCCGGGGCGGCGCCGATCATGAGCGGCGAGCCGGGGTACAGCTCCAAGCTGGACCGGGACGGCGACGGTATCGCCTGCGAATAG
- a CDS encoding MBL fold metallo-hydrolase — MTHPLAVRETAPGLFTARTPLVNWLLAVDGDAVLLIDSGYPGQCDALVESLRMIGRRPEDVVAGIATHGHVDHIGGFTHLRTGLDFPVYGLAAELPNLRREVVHQADLRAIAPSLWQPRVARWAVAAMSAGGLRDVAIPDAAEAPADQPLDLPLRPVLRAVPGHTPGSAVVHFPELGVLATGDAAVTGHPTLRPPARPGLIDLPAYFQHDPDVARSGRELLCSWDAGIVIPGHGPVIRRS, encoded by the coding sequence ATGACCCACCCGCTCGCGGTCCGGGAGACCGCCCCCGGCCTGTTCACCGCCCGCACTCCCCTGGTCAACTGGCTGCTGGCCGTCGACGGGGACGCCGTGCTGCTGATCGACTCCGGCTACCCGGGCCAGTGCGACGCCCTGGTCGAGTCGCTGCGGATGATCGGCCGCCGACCCGAGGACGTGGTCGCCGGGATCGCCACCCACGGCCACGTCGACCACATCGGCGGCTTCACGCACCTGCGCACCGGACTCGACTTCCCGGTCTACGGCCTCGCCGCCGAACTGCCGAACCTGCGCCGCGAGGTCGTCCACCAGGCCGACCTGCGCGCCATCGCCCCCTCGCTGTGGCAGCCCCGGGTCGCCCGCTGGGCGGTCGCCGCGATGTCGGCCGGCGGCCTGCGCGACGTGGCGATCCCCGACGCGGCCGAGGCTCCCGCCGACCAGCCGCTCGACCTGCCGCTGCGTCCCGTGCTCCGCGCCGTCCCCGGGCACACGCCGGGCAGCGCGGTGGTGCACTTCCCGGAGCTCGGCGTCCTGGCCACCGGCGATGCCGCGGTCACCGGTCACCCGACCCTGCGACCGCCCGCCCGCCCGGGGCTGATCGACCTGCCCGCGTACTTCCAGCACGACCCGGACGTTGCGCGGTCCGGTCGTGAGCTGCTGTGCAGCTGGGACGCCGGGATCGTGATTCCCGGTCATGGGCCGGTCATCCGCCGATCCTGA